AAATAGGCTCTAGATATAAAGTAAAAGGAGTGAGAGGTTATGGATCATCTAATTTTGCATTGTATTTATTCGCTGGTATTGGAGGTGCATATTACAACCCACAAGGAACAGATGAAGCTGGTAATTGGGTGAAATTGGCTCCTCTGAATACCGAAGGACAAGGTTTAGCAGGTGCTCCAAAGGATTATAATCAATTGGCTTTAGTTTTCCCATTAGGTGTGGGTATAAAATATAACATTACCAAGTATTGGGGAATTCAGTTTGAATCTGGTATGAGGTTTACGACAACTGATTATCTGGATGATGCAAGTGGAACGTATTATGACGGAGCAGCGTTAGAGGCTGCATATGGCGTGCAATCAAAAGAGATGGCTGATAAAAGATATAATAATCCAGAAAGACATGAAGCTGGAGGGATTAGAGGTCATAATGATAAAAAAGATACTTACATGTTTGGTTTACTAACGTTGACATATAGAATTAAGTCAAGAGCTAGATCAAGGGTAAGATTATAGACAATATTTATTTGAACATATCGTTCATGCGGGTATGAGGAAAGTTTTAATATTTACTTTCATTACAATATTCAGTGGCCCGGCCTTTTCTCAGAAATATGGAGAGGTCGGGTTATTTGTTGGTAGCTCTTATTACTGGGGTGACGTGTATTCTAGTGTGACTAAAAATTCGCATTTGGCTGTTGGGTTGAACTATCGTCAAAATTTTAATTCAAGGTGGGCCTGGAATTTTTTGTTTAGATCGGCATCTATTTCCGGAGATGATCAAAATTCTGATATGGCTTTTGAACAGCAAAGAAACTTGAGTTTTGAATCTAATATTCTGGAGTTTGGATCAACAGTAGAATTCAACTTTTTAGATTTTAAACCTTATAAACCGCAGAGTTATTTTCAAGAAGTAGACGTGTTTACCCCTTATGTTTTTGCAGGACTTTCTATTTTTTACCACAATCCAAAAGCTGAGTTGGCGGGGAATTTATATGAATTGAAGCCGTTTGAAACTGAAGGTGTTTCTTATTCCAGAGTTGTTATGGCCATGCCATTTGGTTTTGGAATGAAATTTCGGTTATCTGATAGGTTTTTATTAGGAGTTTCAAGTGAATTTAGATTGACGTTCACCGACTATTTAGATGATGTGAGTACCAGATATCCAAATAACCCGGATGATCTGTCAAAGACAGCACGTGATTTATCAAATAGAACTTTAGAAGCGCAAGGTGGTAATGGTTCTAGTTGGGGAACACAAAGAGGAAATGAATACAATAATGATTGGTTTTCTTATTTGGGTATCACCATCTCTTACAATTTGAAGAAGAACCCTGGTACATGCCATTTTAATCCAAGCAAATAGAATATATTTGCCGACCAAAAATTGCAAATTTGCAATCTATTCTGATTTATGGGAGAAAAACGTCATAAGAAGATATCTGAAGTACCATCACATATAGCTGTAATTATGGATGGTAATGGGCGTTGGGCTAAGGAAAAAGGTAAAGCCAGAATTTTTGGTCATAAAAATGCACTTACTGCTGTTCGAGAAACTATTGAAGGGGCAGCGGAAGCAGGTGTGGATTACTTGACCTTATACGCTTTTTCTTCAGAAAATTGGAATAGACCAAAACTAGAAGTAGCAGCTTTAATGGAGCTGTTGGTGTCCTCGATAAGAAAAGAGTTAGTTACCTTAAATGAGAATGATATTAGGTTATTGGCTATTGGGGATATTAGCGCTTTACCTAAAAAGGGGCAGAAGGAGTTGAAAGGTGCAATGGAAAGCACCAAGAATAATAAAAGAATGACATTGATTCTGGCTTTGAGTTATGGAGCTAGAGCAGAGATATTAGAAGCTGCGAAAAGAATCGCTACCGATGTTAAAAATGGTGAAATAAGTGTAGCTGATATTGATGAGAATAGATTTGAACAATATCTTGCCACCGATTCTATACCAGATCCCGATTTGTTAATACGAACAAGTGGTGAAACCAGAATTAGTAATTTCTTACTTTGGCAGATTGCATATTCTGAATTATTATTTGTCCAAAAGTATTGGCCGGATTTTAGGAAAGAGGATTTAAACAAAGCGATTGAAGTATATCAAAAAAGAGAACGTAGATTTGGGAAAACGAGTGAACAGATATAGTTTATTAGGTAGTTTGTTTTTTCTTATCTTATGGGTTTCACCTTATATTCTTAAGGGGCAAATCAGCAATGCAAATAATTCCAGTATTGAAATTGATTACTCGACCCCTAAAAAATACGTGTTAGGAGGTATCGCTATTACCGGAACAAAAGTATTAGATCCTAATGCATTGGTGCTATTAACGGGTTTGACTGTAGGTTCCGAAATTAATATTCCGGGAGATAAGGTTTCTGGTGCAATCAAAAATTTATGGAAGCAAGGACTTTTCTCAGATATTTCTATTTCTGTTCAACGTGTAGTTGGGAATAAAATCTATTTGGAGTTCGCGATCACTGAGCAACCGAGACTTTCACGGTTCAAACTGAATGGCGTTTCAAAAGGTGAAGCGGATGATATTCGTGAGGATATTAACTTATATAGAGAAAGAATTGTTACTAATAATCTAATTGTATCTACTAAGGCTAAGATTAGAAGGTTTTACGTAGATAAAGGTTTTTATCATGCTAAAGTAGATATAGTCCAAAAGAACGATACTTTATTCCCGAATCATCAGATGATGATTATCAACGTGGAAAAGAATAGTAAGGTGAAAATTGAGGACATTGTATTTCATGGAAATACGCAGTTTTCGGATGTGAAATTGGAACGTTCATTTAAAGAAACGAAAGAAAAAAATAGATTGCGTCCTCTTGAAGATTTTGATGTTTTACTTGGGGATTTGGCAAAAGCAGTTTGGAAACAGAAAAGTGATACCATTATGCCGATGTTGGTCGGACACTTTTCGAATAAAATTAAGCCAAGAGTATTCAAGAAATCTAAGTTTATAAGATCGCAATACGATAGTGACAAGCTGTTGTTAATTCAAAAATATAAGGAAGCAGGTTATAGAGATATTAAGGTTGTTACGGATACAATTACGTCACTTGGTGATGAAGATTTACAAATTGATGTATATATAGAAGAAGGGAATCAATATTTCTTTAGAGATATTAAGTGGTTAGGGAATGAAAAATATACGTCAGAACAACTTACAAAGATTCTGGGGATAAAGAAGGGTGACATATACAACACCGCATTATTGGAGCAAAGGTTGTTTATGAATCCATCAGGATTGGATGTGAGTTCACAATATATGGATGATGGATATTTATTCTTCCAGGTGACTCCGACTGAAATAAGTGTGGTAGATGATTCAATTGACATTGAAATAAAAATCTATGAAGGTGCACAGGCAAGAATTAATAAAATATTTATTACTGGAAACACAAAGACCAGTGAGCATGTAATTCGTAGAGAAATCAGAACAAAACCCGGAGATTTATTTAGTCGTTCTGACATCATGAGAACACAGCGTGAACTATCTATTTTAGGGTTTCTGGATCCGGAAAAGATGAATGTGATTCCAAAGCCTAACCCGGTAGATGGAACGGTTGATATTGAATATGTCGTAGGAGAAAAACCCTCAGATCAAATCGAGCTATCTGGTGGTTACGGTGGTTTTTCTTTAATTGGTACATTAGGGCTGACTTTTAATAATTTTTCTACAAAGAATTTCTTTAATAAAAAAGCATGGACACCGTTACCTTCAGGAGATGGGCAAAGGTTGAGTTTAAGAGGGCAAACAAGTGGGCCGATTTATAACTCCATTAACTTTTCTTTTACAGAACCATGGTTAGGAGGTAAGAAGCCAAATTCATTTACATTTTCAACTTATTACACACATCAGGCGCAAGGTTCTCGAACAGCAATCGATAGTGAAACCGGGGCAGTTGTGGATAACCCATTATACAGATCTATGGGGACCTATGGAATTACGATTGGGTTAGGAAAAAGATTAAAATGGCCTGATGATCATTTTCAATATTATCAAGCGATTTCATACCAGTATTATGATGTGAATAATTGGCCAGCGTTTCAGGGGTTTTCTAAGGGATATGCAAACAATATTTTTTATAGAGGAGTTTTAACACGAAGCTCATTGGACGATTTGAATTTCCCAAAATCTGGATCTAAGATTACATTATCAGGACAGTTTACCCCACCATATTCGTGGTTTAACAATAAGGATTATGCAAACTTAAGTACGGAGGAAAAATTCAAATTTGTAGAATACAACAAATGGAAGTTTACAGCGGCCTGGTATAATAATTTCGTAGATAAGTTTGTAATCTATGCTAAAGTTGGATTTGGAGGTTTATTTACATACACCCCGGAAGTAGGAACAGCGCCATTTGAAAGGTTTTATTTAGGAGGATCAGGATTGTCAGGTTTCCAGTTGGACGCCAGAGAGGTAATTGCGCTACGTGGATATGATGATTTATCGTTGTCTCCAACAACGGGGGCGCCATTTGTAACCAAGTATACTGCTGAAGTGAGATACCCTTTTTCTACGAATCCGAGTGCTATGGTTTACGGGTTAGTTTTTGCTGAAATGGGAAATACTTTTAATAATCTAGAAACGTTTAACCCTTTTAATAATTATAGATCCGCTGGTGTCGGAGTTAAAGTGTTTTTACCTATGTTTGGTCTGTTAGGGCTTGACTGGGGATATCGTTTAGATGATGTTCCTGGAAGAGCGAATATGCAACGATCTCAAGTTCACTTTTCCATCGGTGCGAATCTTGGAGAACTTTAAAATTTAAGATTATGTTAAAAAACTTCCTAATTATCGTAATGCTATTTGCGGCACCTTCTTTGTTTGCTCAGCGTTATGCTTATGTTGACTCAAAATATATTCTTGAGAATATGGATGAGTACAAAGAAGCACAGTTAGAGATAGATGCTATGAGTAAAAGGTGGCAGGAAACCATTGAAGCTAAAATGGCTGAATTGGATAGAATGCGAAGAGCTTATGAGGCAGAAAAGATTTTATTGACAGATGAATTAAAAAAGCAAAGAGAACAAGAGATAAAAGATAAGGAACAGGAAATTAGAGATTATCAGAGGGCAAAGTTTGGCGTGAATGGAGAGTTGTTTAAAAAGCGTCAGGAATTAATTCAGCCTTTGCAAGATGATATTTTTAATGCCATTAAGGAATTAGCAAAAGAAAGGAGTTACGCATTGATTTTTGATAAAGGGACAAATACGAATATACTATTTGCAGATCCCAAGTATGATAAAAGTGATGTGATACTCAAAAAATTAGGATATTCGGCTGGCGATAAATAATATTGCAGCCCTTAGGTTTAAAAGAGATAACAAATAACTAGAATAATGAGAAAGATTTTATTAGCCGTAGCAATTGTTTTAAGTGTTGTAAGCGTTTCATTTGCGCAGTCCACTAATAAATTTGGACATATTAACTCGCAAGAATTGATGAGTTTAATGCCGGAAAGCCAAACGATTCGTACGGAGTTGGAAGCTTATGCTAAACAATTGGAAACACAAATGCAGGCGATGGCCACAGAATATCAGTCTAAAATGACAGAATATCAAACCAATGAGGCAACTTGGTCTGCATTAATAAAAGATTCTAAGGCAAAAGAAATCGCTGATTTGGAACGTAGAATTACTGAGTTCCAACAAAATGCGCAACAAGATCTTTCAGCTAAAGAGCAAAGCTTAATTGAGCCGGTAATTAAAAAAGCGCAGGATGCTATTGATGCTGTAGCTAAAGCTAATGGGTATACTTATGTGTTTGATACAAGTGTTGGCTCAGTAATTGTTTACCCTGAAGGAGACGATATAATGGCCTTGGTCAAAAAGCATTTAGGAATTCAATAAAAAACTAAGCATCCTTTTGGATGCTTTTTTTATGTCTAATAAACAAGCAATAGGTTTTTTTGATAGTGGTGTTGGAGGTTTAACCATCTGGAATGAGGTGGTGAAGATTTTACCTTACGAAAACACCATTTATATTGCGGATAGCAGAAATGCCCCGTATGGGACTAAGTCTCAAAAAGAGATACAGGATTTAAGTATTTCCAATGCCGAAAAACTTATTGATTTAGGTGCAAAATTAATTGTTGTCGCATGTAATACAGCAACAACGCAATCCATTGATGTGTTACGTAATAGGTTTGATATTCCGTTTATTGGGATTGAACCAGCCATTAAGCCAGCAGCCCAGTTGTCTAAAACAAGAACAATAGGGGTCTTAGCCACTCATGGAACATTGGAAAGCGAACATTTCCACAGGACAAAAGATAGGTTCACATCAGATGTTAATGTGTATACACAAGTTGGAGAGGGACT
This genomic interval from bacterium SCSIO 12643 contains the following:
- the murI gene encoding glutamate racemase; translated protein: MSNKQAIGFFDSGVGGLTIWNEVVKILPYENTIYIADSRNAPYGTKSQKEIQDLSISNAEKLIDLGAKLIVVACNTATTQSIDVLRNRFDIPFIGIEPAIKPAAQLSKTRTIGVLATHGTLESEHFHRTKDRFTSDVNVYTQVGEGLVDAIERGYLNTDYLDVILRRHLDVLNEKPMDYLVLGCTHYPLLIPSIKRILGDGIKIIDSGEAVAKQTEKVLREQNLISEVESLGKHQLYTTGEIPILKTITSELGYDDNPEICFSSLYQSE
- a CDS encoding isoprenyl transferase: MGEKRHKKISEVPSHIAVIMDGNGRWAKEKGKARIFGHKNALTAVRETIEGAAEAGVDYLTLYAFSSENWNRPKLEVAALMELLVSSIRKELVTLNENDIRLLAIGDISALPKKGQKELKGAMESTKNNKRMTLILALSYGARAEILEAAKRIATDVKNGEISVADIDENRFEQYLATDSIPDPDLLIRTSGETRISNFLLWQIAYSELLFVQKYWPDFRKEDLNKAIEVYQKRERRFGKTSEQI
- a CDS encoding outer membrane protein assembly factor BamA, whose protein sequence is MKYIKKENVDLGKRVNRYSLLGSLFFLILWVSPYILKGQISNANNSSIEIDYSTPKKYVLGGIAITGTKVLDPNALVLLTGLTVGSEINIPGDKVSGAIKNLWKQGLFSDISISVQRVVGNKIYLEFAITEQPRLSRFKLNGVSKGEADDIREDINLYRERIVTNNLIVSTKAKIRRFYVDKGFYHAKVDIVQKNDTLFPNHQMMIINVEKNSKVKIEDIVFHGNTQFSDVKLERSFKETKEKNRLRPLEDFDVLLGDLAKAVWKQKSDTIMPMLVGHFSNKIKPRVFKKSKFIRSQYDSDKLLLIQKYKEAGYRDIKVVTDTITSLGDEDLQIDVYIEEGNQYFFRDIKWLGNEKYTSEQLTKILGIKKGDIYNTALLEQRLFMNPSGLDVSSQYMDDGYLFFQVTPTEISVVDDSIDIEIKIYEGAQARINKIFITGNTKTSEHVIRREIRTKPGDLFSRSDIMRTQRELSILGFLDPEKMNVIPKPNPVDGTVDIEYVVGEKPSDQIELSGGYGGFSLIGTLGLTFNNFSTKNFFNKKAWTPLPSGDGQRLSLRGQTSGPIYNSINFSFTEPWLGGKKPNSFTFSTYYTHQAQGSRTAIDSETGAVVDNPLYRSMGTYGITIGLGKRLKWPDDHFQYYQAISYQYYDVNNWPAFQGFSKGYANNIFYRGVLTRSSLDDLNFPKSGSKITLSGQFTPPYSWFNNKDYANLSTEEKFKFVEYNKWKFTAAWYNNFVDKFVIYAKVGFGGLFTYTPEVGTAPFERFYLGGSGLSGFQLDAREVIALRGYDDLSLSPTTGAPFVTKYTAEVRYPFSTNPSAMVYGLVFAEMGNTFNNLETFNPFNNYRSAGVGVKVFLPMFGLLGLDWGYRLDDVPGRANMQRSQVHFSIGANLGEL
- a CDS encoding OmpH family outer membrane protein; this encodes MLKNFLIIVMLFAAPSLFAQRYAYVDSKYILENMDEYKEAQLEIDAMSKRWQETIEAKMAELDRMRRAYEAEKILLTDELKKQREQEIKDKEQEIRDYQRAKFGVNGELFKKRQELIQPLQDDIFNAIKELAKERSYALIFDKGTNTNILFADPKYDKSDVILKKLGYSAGDK
- a CDS encoding OmpH family outer membrane protein, which codes for MRKILLAVAIVLSVVSVSFAQSTNKFGHINSQELMSLMPESQTIRTELEAYAKQLETQMQAMATEYQSKMTEYQTNEATWSALIKDSKAKEIADLERRITEFQQNAQQDLSAKEQSLIEPVIKKAQDAIDAVAKANGYTYVFDTSVGSVIVYPEGDDIMALVKKHLGIQ
- a CDS encoding outer membrane beta-barrel protein; this translates as MKQFITLFTVLVFTSMVSMQDAYGQRWNRYKKEIGFSVGATNMLSDLGGGPGPGSRFGDFQMQNSRFAIGGFFKYRFHDRFAVKLNLVYGQLYADDKTTENLGRRLRNLDARTNIFELSGQLEYYILKEKIGSRYKVKGVRGYGSSNFALYLFAGIGGAYYNPQGTDEAGNWVKLAPLNTEGQGLAGAPKDYNQLALVFPLGVGIKYNITKYWGIQFESGMRFTTTDYLDDASGTYYDGAALEAAYGVQSKEMADKRYNNPERHEAGGIRGHNDKKDTYMFGLLTLTYRIKSRARSRVRL